The following are encoded in a window of Lacinutrix sp. WUR7 genomic DNA:
- a CDS encoding cold-shock protein: MNKGTVKFFNDTKGFGFITEEGVDKDHFVHISGLIDEIREGDQVEFDLQEGNKGLNAVNVKVI; encoded by the coding sequence ATGAACAAAGGAACAGTAAAATTTTTCAACGACACTAAAGGTTTTGGATTCATCACTGAAGAAGGAGTTGATAAAGACCACTTCGTACACATTTCTGGATTAATCGATGAGATTAGAGAAGGTGACCAAGTAGAGTTTGACTTACAAGAAGGAAACAAAGGATTAAATGCAGTTAACGTAAAAGTTATCTAA
- a CDS encoding SDR family NAD(P)-dependent oxidoreductase, producing MSENKSNVDIASCITTLETLLENTNLLFELPEEQRIALYKVAGELSRPNRDEFQRRRKDAKKAAKRKMIAKDKHARKTTGIRSAREASLFVAPKLLAAAAIPDKPLELESPRNCYVCKTVFTQLHHFYDTMCTECGDLNYAKRFQTTDLKDQVAVITGSRLKIGYHITLMLLRSGATVVATTRFPADSAIRFSKEEDYKDWSDRLHIHGLDLRHIPSVEIFCNYIEQKYNRLDILINNAAQTVRRPSGFYFHLMENEKLPINKLPELAQTLLKDHESCLEELTSLSVGPSKTNKNNVLPVTWHGPEPGIGLRNSAELSQIPYSFDNSLQTAEVFPEGKLDADLQQVDLRKTNSWRLKLGEIETTEMVEVQLVNAVAPFVLCNRLSNVMMKENTGKKHIINVSAMEGKFHRFKKVDRHPHTNMAKAALNMLTHTSASTFAKSGIYMNAVDTGWVTDEDPAALSKKKVEVHDFQPPLDIVDGAARVMDPLIDGINTGKHWSGKFLKDYFPIDW from the coding sequence ATGAGTGAAAATAAATCGAATGTAGACATAGCATCTTGTATTACAACATTAGAGACGCTATTAGAAAATACCAATTTGCTTTTCGAATTACCCGAAGAACAACGTATTGCACTTTATAAAGTCGCTGGCGAATTGTCTAGACCAAATCGGGATGAGTTTCAACGCAGACGTAAAGACGCTAAAAAAGCGGCAAAACGTAAAATGATTGCTAAAGATAAGCATGCTAGAAAAACTACAGGAATACGTTCTGCCAGAGAAGCTTCCTTGTTTGTCGCTCCAAAATTATTAGCAGCCGCTGCAATCCCAGACAAACCTTTAGAATTAGAATCTCCAAGAAACTGCTACGTTTGTAAAACCGTTTTCACACAATTACATCATTTTTATGATACTATGTGTACCGAATGTGGCGATCTAAACTACGCGAAACGCTTTCAAACTACAGATTTAAAAGATCAAGTTGCCGTAATTACTGGTTCTAGATTAAAAATAGGATATCATATTACATTAATGTTATTGCGTTCTGGTGCAACTGTAGTTGCTACCACGCGTTTTCCTGCAGATTCTGCCATCCGTTTTTCTAAGGAAGAAGATTATAAAGATTGGAGCGATCGTTTACATATTCACGGACTCGACTTAAGACATATTCCAAGTGTGGAGATTTTCTGTAATTATATAGAACAAAAATATAATCGCTTAGATATTTTAATTAATAATGCAGCACAAACGGTAAGAAGACCTTCTGGTTTTTATTTCCATTTAATGGAAAATGAAAAGCTTCCTATTAATAAACTTCCAGAATTAGCACAAACGCTTTTAAAAGATCACGAAAGTTGTTTAGAAGAATTAACAAGCTTAAGTGTTGGTCCTTCAAAAACCAATAAAAATAATGTATTGCCAGTAACTTGGCACGGACCAGAACCAGGAATTGGTTTACGAAATTCTGCAGAATTATCGCAAATCCCATACAGTTTTGATAACTCTTTACAAACGGCTGAAGTTTTTCCAGAAGGTAAATTAGATGCAGATTTACAACAAGTCGATTTAAGAAAAACCAACAGCTGGCGTTTAAAATTAGGTGAAATTGAAACTACAGAAATGGTAGAAGTACAGCTTGTTAATGCTGTTGCTCCCTTTGTTTTGTGTAATCGTTTGTCTAATGTAATGATGAAAGAGAACACCGGTAAGAAGCACATTATCAACGTTTCAGCAATGGAAGGGAAGTTTCATAGATTTAAGAAAGTCGACAGGCATCCACATACCAATATGGCAAAAGCAGCGCTAAATATGTTAACGCATACTTCGGCTTCTACCTTTGCTAAATCGGGTATTTATATGAATGCCGTAGATACCGGTTGGGTCACCGATGAAGATCCTGCAGCTTTATCTAAAAA